The Gammaproteobacteria bacterium genome has a segment encoding these proteins:
- a CDS encoding nucleotidyl transferase AbiEii/AbiGii toxin family protein — protein sequence MRASPYYAQAELLVRYLPALGAADCFAIKGGTAINLFVRELPRLSVDIDLVFTPLIERAQALQEMSEALERVGERAEKLVPRLRVTATGAADAPKQIAATSSAQIKIEPNPVLRGTAFYPEKRRLSAAAEEFFEMSATATVASVPDLYAGKLCAALDRGHPRDWFDVMPLLKPGAIDDRLRQAFVVYLASHNRPMAELLEPQPNPLGDLFAREFAGMPREPVTIQEIESTQATLPAILRSSLSEAERRFLLSIKLGEPEWDLLPIPHLRELPALSWKLNNVEALKRNRDKYADSVARLRRVLEL from the coding sequence GTGAGAGCCTCGCCCTACTACGCGCAGGCAGAATTGCTGGTGCGGTATTTGCCGGCGCTGGGCGCCGCGGATTGTTTTGCGATCAAGGGTGGCACGGCTATCAATCTGTTCGTGCGTGAGCTGCCGCGGCTGTCGGTGGACATCGACCTTGTCTTTACGCCACTGATTGAACGCGCGCAGGCTCTGCAAGAAATGAGCGAAGCGCTGGAACGGGTGGGTGAACGCGCTGAGAAGCTTGTTCCCCGATTGCGGGTGACCGCAACGGGTGCGGCCGACGCGCCGAAGCAGATAGCCGCTACCAGCTCTGCGCAGATCAAGATCGAGCCCAATCCAGTCCTCCGCGGTACGGCCTTTTACCCCGAGAAGCGACGCCTGTCGGCAGCCGCCGAAGAATTCTTCGAAATGTCCGCGACGGCCACAGTCGCGTCCGTGCCGGATCTTTATGCTGGCAAACTTTGCGCTGCGCTCGACCGCGGGCATCCTCGCGACTGGTTCGATGTGATGCCACTGTTGAAACCGGGCGCCATCGACGACCGGCTGCGACAGGCGTTTGTCGTGTACCTGGCCAGCCACAACCGGCCAATGGCTGAACTGCTCGAGCCTCAGCCAAATCCGCTGGGCGATCTCTTCGCACGTGAGTTTGCGGGAATGCCGCGAGAGCCGGTGACGATTCAGGAAATCGAGTCCACGCAGGCGACGCTGCCAGCGATATTGCGATCCAGTCTTTCGGAAGCCGAACGACGGTTTCTGCTTTCCATCAAGCTGGGCGAGCCGGAGTGGGACCTGTTGCCGATCCCGCATCTCCGCGAACTACCGGCGTTATCGTGGAAGCTCAACAATGTTGAGGCTCTGAAACGCAATCGAGATAAGTACGCTGACTCAGTTGCCCGGCTTCGCCGTGTCCTGGAGCTGTGA
- a CDS encoding type II toxin-antitoxin system RelE/ParE family toxin produces the protein MVRSFRHKGLARLYEHDSAKGVTPALLPKVSRILARLDVAQSVEHMNLPGWRLHPLKGDLTGFWSVWVSANWRLVFRFHEGDAWDVDLVDYH, from the coding sequence TTGGTTCGCAGCTTTCGGCACAAGGGTCTCGCCCGCCTTTATGAGCACGACAGCGCGAAGGGCGTTACGCCCGCCCTTCTGCCGAAGGTTTCACGGATTCTCGCGCGGCTCGACGTGGCGCAGTCCGTCGAACACATGAACTTACCGGGGTGGCGGCTGCATCCGCTGAAGGGAGACCTGACGGGCTTCTGGTCTGTCTGGGTATCGGCGAACTGGCGGCTCGTCTTCCGGTTTCACGAGGGCGATGCGTGGGACGTGGACTTGGTTGATTACCACTGA
- a CDS encoding type IV toxin-antitoxin system AbiEi family antitoxin domain-containing protein — protein MKINQLLQAWPRGTVALHSFFLQHGVSRKLAEQYRKRGWIDSLGRGAFVRRGDRVGWEGAVYALQRYARKSIHPGGLTALELSGYAHFLPMSARPEAHLYGPSGERLPRWMKNHNWGVNLRYFGTSLFSGPVDACFSTIGELQLSVSSPARAILEVLDGVPRVMSFEQARLLMEGLPSLRPGHMQQLLEVCTSVKVKRLCLYLADVTHMPWRGELADDRINLGSGKRQVVPGGVLDPRYNITVPREAAQ, from the coding sequence ATGAAAATAAACCAGCTCCTGCAGGCGTGGCCACGCGGGACTGTGGCGCTGCATTCCTTTTTTTTGCAGCACGGCGTATCGCGCAAGCTGGCCGAGCAGTACCGGAAGCGGGGCTGGATCGATTCGCTCGGCCGCGGCGCTTTCGTGCGCCGTGGAGACAGGGTGGGCTGGGAAGGTGCTGTCTACGCGCTCCAGCGATACGCGCGCAAGTCGATCCATCCCGGCGGGCTTACGGCACTCGAACTTTCCGGTTACGCCCACTTCCTGCCGATGTCGGCCCGGCCTGAGGCACACCTGTACGGACCGTCCGGGGAGCGGCTTCCGCGCTGGATGAAAAACCACAATTGGGGGGTGAACCTGCGGTACTTCGGTACGAGCCTGTTCTCGGGCCCGGTGGATGCATGTTTCTCGACTATCGGTGAACTCCAGTTGTCTGTTTCGTCTCCGGCACGGGCCATTCTGGAGGTGCTCGACGGCGTGCCACGTGTCATGAGCTTCGAGCAGGCCCGTTTGCTGATGGAGGGCCTGCCGTCGCTGCGGCCAGGTCACATGCAGCAGTTGCTCGAAGTCTGCACCTCGGTGAAGGTCAAGCGGCTGTGTCTGTACCTCGCGGACGTCACGCACATGCCCTGGCGTGGCGAGCTTGCGGACGATCGCATCAACCTCGGCTCCGGCAAGCGCCAGGTCGTCCCCGGAGGGGTTCTCGATCCTCGATACAACATCACGGTTCCGAGAGAAGCCGCGCAGTGA
- a CDS encoding NnrS family protein, with translation MTETVATAKRVGPWRLFFPSALLLAPLNVLLWLAARDGLIAPAGIESAAWHGAEMLFGYSFAVIAGFLLQPMRWPPLLLLWFAWLAGRLLWLVPEWPVTIRLTLAGAFPFVLAALGAYRFAAVKRARNLPFPLILVALGVAAVGAGSVQAGLLPAPGRDPVALAVYVVVALIALMGGRLVPTATVGALRAQGLIVRIPPRPALELALLLALLALALADAAGAQRVAGFTALGLAALFVAQMRDWHGLRTLVDPEVWPLHAGFLWLTAGCVLTGLDRLGMLTLPDSGALHALSAGTIGTVTLVMMLRVTRHRAGGRVAPAVLLHGLHILFALAVALRVAGGWMLPGHRGLVLWWSAAAWLVVYVLAAALVIPAARRAPV, from the coding sequence GTGACCGAGACCGTAGCGACCGCGAAGCGGGTCGGGCCGTGGCGGCTGTTCTTTCCCTCGGCCCTGCTGCTCGCGCCACTCAATGTGCTGCTCTGGCTTGCCGCGCGCGACGGCCTCATCGCGCCGGCCGGGATCGAGTCGGCCGCCTGGCACGGGGCGGAGATGTTGTTCGGCTACAGTTTCGCGGTAATCGCGGGGTTTCTGCTGCAACCCATGCGGTGGCCGCCGCTGCTCCTCCTGTGGTTCGCCTGGCTGGCCGGGCGATTGCTGTGGCTCGTGCCGGAATGGCCGGTGACGATCAGGCTCACGCTCGCGGGCGCGTTTCCGTTCGTGCTCGCGGCGCTCGGCGCGTATCGCTTTGCTGCCGTCAAGCGCGCACGCAATCTGCCGTTTCCGTTGATTCTCGTCGCGCTGGGCGTGGCGGCGGTGGGTGCAGGCAGTGTGCAGGCCGGGCTGCTGCCAGCGCCCGGCCGCGACCCCGTGGCGCTGGCCGTGTACGTGGTCGTGGCCCTGATCGCGCTCATGGGCGGGCGCCTGGTGCCCACCGCAACGGTCGGTGCCTTGCGCGCGCAAGGCCTCATCGTCCGCATCCCGCCGCGGCCGGCCCTGGAACTCGCCCTCCTGCTCGCGCTACTCGCGCTCGCGCTGGCCGACGCGGCCGGCGCGCAGCGCGTGGCCGGGTTCACTGCGCTCGGCCTTGCCGCGTTGTTCGTAGCGCAGATGCGCGACTGGCACGGCCTGCGCACGCTGGTGGATCCCGAAGTCTGGCCGCTGCACGCCGGCTTCCTGTGGCTCACGGCCGGCTGCGTGCTGACCGGTCTCGACCGCCTCGGGATGCTCACGCTGCCGGACTCCGGCGCGCTGCATGCCCTGAGCGCAGGCACGATCGGTACCGTGACGCTGGTGATGATGCTGCGGGTGACACGCCATCGCGCCGGCGGTCGTGTTGCGCCAGCGGTGCTGCTGCACGGCCTGCACATCCTGTTCGCGCTCGCGGTCGCGCTGCGGGTCGCCGGCGGCTGGATGCTGCCCGGCCACCGCGGGCTGGTGCTGTGGTGGTCGGCGGCCGCCTGGCTGGTGGTCTATGTTCTGGCAGCCGCGCTCGTCATTCCGGCTGCGCGCCGCGCACCGGTGTAG
- a CDS encoding HigA family addiction module antitoxin: MKEPPHPGLSVRHDCLEPLGLTVTEAARVLGITRQALNNVVNGKAAISADMAIRLDKAFGGSAETWLALQMAYDLAQARKRIKGLAIRRYPNRRGADRSAVR, from the coding sequence ATGAAAGAACCGCCACACCCGGGCCTATCGGTTCGTCACGACTGCCTGGAACCACTCGGACTGACGGTTACCGAGGCCGCCAGAGTACTGGGTATTACCCGGCAGGCGCTGAATAACGTCGTCAATGGCAAGGCTGCCATATCGGCTGACATGGCGATCCGGCTCGACAAGGCGTTTGGGGGAAGTGCCGAGACCTGGCTCGCGCTGCAGATGGCCTACGACCTGGCGCAGGCGCGCAAGCGGATAAAGGGGCTCGCTATCCGGCGTTATCCTAACCGCCGAGGTGCCGATCGGTCGGCGGTCCGCTGA